Proteins encoded in a region of the Xylocopa sonorina isolate GNS202 chromosome 1, iyXylSono1_principal, whole genome shotgun sequence genome:
- the Scamp gene encoding secretory carrier membrane protein isoform X1, with translation MSGFDENPFGEPNTNDPFADPAIRRAVSSTPTNRGLEDYNPFADQGSQGMAQVRGASNPPIYGGLVSTQQPATLQPSNQEPPATNYARTPQQTVNPPLASPLPPTSDINQRSEPEWKPRPDEDIRNTSYYSNRNNWPPLPDKCCFQPCFHQDIDVEIHSDFQKVVRQLYRLWMFHGCILILNVIGGFFVFLCDGGFSTFGLGILYLILFTPFSFLCWFRPAYKAFKNDSSFNFMVFFFVFFFQLIVTSIQAIGIPGSGTCGIIVAITMFNSTAKGVFVGMLLLFIAICFVLAACGDLLLLTKIHRIYRSSDASISKAQQEFATTFLRDEHVQAMTSNVAASAARQHMANVANQPRY, from the exons ATGTCCGGCTTCGACGAGAATCCCTTCGGGGAACCGAATACCAACGATCCGTTCGCG GATCCAGCAATAAGGAGAGCTGTATCCTCCACTCCAACTAACAGAGGTCTGGAGGATTATAATCCTTTTGCCGATCAAGGCTCGCAAGGGATGGCACAAGTAAGAGGTGCTTCGAATCCTCCTATTTATGGAGGTCTTGTATCGACACAGCAGCCAGCTACGCTTCAGCCTTCGAATCAGGAACCTCCGGCAACTAACTATGCCCGTACTCCTCAGCAAACGGTGAATCCACCGCTTGCAAGCCCACTGCCCCCTACTTCGGATATAAAT CAAAGATCAGAGCCAGAATGGAAGCCAAGACCAGATGAGGACATAAGAAACACATCGTATTATT CAAATAGGAACAACTGGCCACCTTTGCCAGATAAATGTTGCTTTCAACCCTGCTTCCACCAAGATATCGATGTGGAAATTCATTCAGATTTTCAGAAGGTTGTCAGGCAATTGTACCGTCTATGGATGT TTCACGGCTGTATTTTAATTTTGAATGTTATCGGCGGATTCTTTGTATTCCTATGTGACGGAGGATTTTCGACGTTTGGCCttggaatattgtatctcatactcTTCACTccgttctcgtttctatgctggtTCAGACCAGCGTACAAGGCATTCAA gaACGATAGCTCTTTTAACTTCATGGTgtttttcttcgtttttttctttcaattaaTCGTGACATCGATTCAAGCCATTGGCATACCTGGTTCTGGGACTTG TGGTATTATAGTGGCTATCACGATGTTCAATTCAACAGCTAAGGGAGTATTCGTTGGCATGTTGCTGCTCTTTATTGCCATTTGTTTCGTCCTTGCCGCGTGCGGTGATCTCCTATTATTGACTAAG ATTCATCGCATTTATCGTTCGTCGGACGCGAGCATTTCGAAAGCACAACAGGAGTTTGCCACGACTTTCTTGCGCGATGAACACGTACAAGCTATGACAAGTAACGTTGCTGCTAGTGCTGCCCGCCAGCATATGGCTAATGTTGCTAATCAACCACGCTATTAA
- the Scamp gene encoding secretory carrier membrane protein isoform X2, with protein sequence MSGFDENPFGEPNTNDPFADPAIRRAVSSTPTNRGLEDYNPFADQGSQGMAQVRGASNPPIYGGLVSTQQPATLQPSNQEPPATNYARTPQQTVNPPLASPLPPTSDINQRSEPEWKPRPDEDIRNTSYYCKNNWPPLPDKCCFQPCFHQDIDVEIHSDFQKVVRQLYRLWMFHGCILILNVIGGFFVFLCDGGFSTFGLGILYLILFTPFSFLCWFRPAYKAFKNDSSFNFMVFFFVFFFQLIVTSIQAIGIPGSGTCGIIVAITMFNSTAKGVFVGMLLLFIAICFVLAACGDLLLLTKIHRIYRSSDASISKAQQEFATTFLRDEHVQAMTSNVAASAARQHMANVANQPRY encoded by the exons ATGTCCGGCTTCGACGAGAATCCCTTCGGGGAACCGAATACCAACGATCCGTTCGCG GATCCAGCAATAAGGAGAGCTGTATCCTCCACTCCAACTAACAGAGGTCTGGAGGATTATAATCCTTTTGCCGATCAAGGCTCGCAAGGGATGGCACAAGTAAGAGGTGCTTCGAATCCTCCTATTTATGGAGGTCTTGTATCGACACAGCAGCCAGCTACGCTTCAGCCTTCGAATCAGGAACCTCCGGCAACTAACTATGCCCGTACTCCTCAGCAAACGGTGAATCCACCGCTTGCAAGCCCACTGCCCCCTACTTCGGATATAAAT CAAAGATCAGAGCCAGAATGGAAGCCAAGACCAGATGAGGACATAAGAAACACATCGTATTATTGTAA GAACAACTGGCCACCTTTGCCAGATAAATGTTGCTTTCAACCCTGCTTCCACCAAGATATCGATGTGGAAATTCATTCAGATTTTCAGAAGGTTGTCAGGCAATTGTACCGTCTATGGATGT TTCACGGCTGTATTTTAATTTTGAATGTTATCGGCGGATTCTTTGTATTCCTATGTGACGGAGGATTTTCGACGTTTGGCCttggaatattgtatctcatactcTTCACTccgttctcgtttctatgctggtTCAGACCAGCGTACAAGGCATTCAA gaACGATAGCTCTTTTAACTTCATGGTgtttttcttcgtttttttctttcaattaaTCGTGACATCGATTCAAGCCATTGGCATACCTGGTTCTGGGACTTG TGGTATTATAGTGGCTATCACGATGTTCAATTCAACAGCTAAGGGAGTATTCGTTGGCATGTTGCTGCTCTTTATTGCCATTTGTTTCGTCCTTGCCGCGTGCGGTGATCTCCTATTATTGACTAAG ATTCATCGCATTTATCGTTCGTCGGACGCGAGCATTTCGAAAGCACAACAGGAGTTTGCCACGACTTTCTTGCGCGATGAACACGTACAAGCTATGACAAGTAACGTTGCTGCTAGTGCTGCCCGCCAGCATATGGCTAATGTTGCTAATCAACCACGCTATTAA